A genomic stretch from Empedobacter stercoris includes:
- the estT gene encoding macrolide hydrolase EstT — MKEKIIKTNGIELCTDSFGNKKNPAILLVAGATVSMLYWDTEFCQQLSEKGFFVIRYDNRDVGKSTNYEPGSTPYDIVDLTNDAISILDGYKIDKAHFVGISLGGLISQIASIKFADRVNSLTLMSSGPWGDSDPTIPEMDTSILDFHSKAGTVNWTNEDSVVNYLIQGAELMSGKKQFDKQRSEKLIRAEFNRANNYISMFNHAALQGGEEYWNRLNEIKQPTLIIHGTDDKIWHYKNAGFLQEKIKGSNLITLEGTGHELHVDDWKSIIDGIEKHIND, encoded by the coding sequence ATGAAAGAGAAAATAATTAAAACAAACGGCATTGAACTCTGTACGGATAGTTTTGGAAATAAGAAAAATCCAGCAATCCTTTTGGTAGCAGGTGCAACCGTATCAATGCTGTATTGGGACACTGAATTTTGCCAACAATTATCTGAAAAAGGATTTTTTGTTATTCGTTACGACAACAGAGATGTAGGAAAATCCACTAATTATGAACCAGGTTCTACTCCATACGATATTGTTGACTTAACTAATGACGCTATTTCAATATTGGATGGCTACAAGATTGACAAAGCACATTTTGTGGGGATTTCTTTGGGCGGACTAATTTCTCAAATAGCATCAATAAAGTTTGCCGACAGAGTTAACTCCTTAACTCTTATGTCATCAGGCCCTTGGGGAGACTCAGACCCAACTATACCTGAAATGGACACGAGTATTTTAGATTTCCATAGTAAAGCAGGTACAGTCAATTGGACAAATGAAGACAGTGTGGTAAACTATTTAATTCAGGGTGCAGAATTAATGAGTGGCAAGAAACAATTTGACAAACAAAGAAGTGAAAAACTGATAAGAGCTGAGTTCAATAGAGCCAACAATTATATAAGTATGTTCAATCACGCTGCATTGCAAGGTGGTGAAGAATATTGGAACAGATTAAACGAAATCAAACAACCCACCTTAATTATCCACGGAACAGACGACAAAATTTGGCATTATAAGAATGCAGGTTTTTTACAAGAAAAAATAAAAGGTTCAAATCTAATCACCCTTGAAGGTACAGGACACGAATTACACGTTGATGATTGGAAATCAATAATTGATGGAATAGAAAAACACATAAATGACTGA
- the erm(F) gene encoding 23S rRNA (adenine(2058)-N(6))-methyltransferase Erm(F): MTKKKLPVRFTGQHFTIDKVLIKDAIRQANISNQDTVLDIGAGKGFLTVHLLKIANNVVAIENDTALVEHLRKLFSDARNVQVVGCDFRNFAVPKFPFKVVSNIPYGITSDIFKILMFESLGNFLGGSIILQLEPTQKLFSRKLYNPYTVFYHTFFDLKLVYEVGPESFLPPPTVKSALLNIKRKHLFFDFKFKAKYLAFISCLLEKPDLSVKTALKSIFRKSQVRSISEKFGLNLNAQIVCLSPSQWVNCFLEMLEVVPEKFHPS; this comes from the coding sequence ATGACAAAAAAGAAATTGCCCGTTCGTTTTACGGGTCAGCACTTTACTATTGATAAAGTGCTAATAAAAGATGCAATAAGACAAGCAAATATAAGTAATCAGGATACGGTTTTAGATATTGGGGCAGGCAAGGGGTTTCTTACTGTTCATTTATTAAAAATCGCCAACAATGTTGTTGCTATTGAAAACGACACAGCTTTGGTTGAACATTTACGAAAATTATTTTCTGATGCCCGAAATGTTCAAGTTGTCGGTTGTGATTTTAGGAATTTTGCAGTTCCGAAATTTCCTTTCAAAGTGGTGTCAAATATTCCTTATGGCATTACTTCCGATATTTTCAAAATCCTGATGTTTGAGAGTCTTGGAAATTTTCTGGGAGGTTCCATTATCCTTCAGTTAGAACCTACACAAAAGTTATTTTCGAGGAAGCTTTACAATCCATATACCGTTTTCTATCATACTTTTTTTGATTTGAAACTTGTCTATGAGGTAGGTCCTGAAAGTTTCTTGCCACCGCCAACTGTCAAATCAGCCCTGTTAAACATTAAAAGAAAACACTTATTTTTTGATTTTAAGTTTAAAGCCAAATACTTAGCATTTATTTCCTGTCTGTTAGAGAAACCTGATTTATCTGTAAAAACAGCTTTAAAGTCGATTTTCAGGAAAAGTCAGGTCAGGTCAATTTCGGAAAAATTCGGTTTAAACCTTAATGCTCAAATTGTTTGTTTGTCTCCAAGTCAATGGGTAAACTGTTTTTTGGAAATGCTGGAAGTTGTCCCTGAAAAATTTCATCCTTCGTAG
- a CDS encoding BRCT domain-containing protein: MLFADKLGMPKKIKDLAESLDLEVTNHHDPEFDAKLCALIFGELTDKYPSYQELIRKIDDQPKTNNNYFNQPSEDVLEENEEHLSNYQITQNELENIDLIGKGIVITGNFSIEREEIKTFLMKIGGQIKSGITGKVDFVFAGEDCGWSKIQKINDLNQSKKANIRILNEADLNYLIKKYGI; encoded by the coding sequence ATGTTATTTGCAGATAAACTTGGGATGCCTAAAAAAATAAAAGATTTAGCAGAGAGTTTGGACTTAGAAGTAACAAATCATCACGACCCAGAATTCGATGCAAAACTTTGTGCTTTAATATTTGGCGAATTGACTGACAAGTATCCAAGTTATCAAGAACTAATAAGAAAAATTGATGACCAGCCTAAAACAAATAATAATTATTTCAATCAACCAAGTGAAGATGTTTTAGAAGAAAATGAAGAGCATTTATCAAATTATCAAATAACTCAAAACGAACTTGAAAACATTGATTTAATAGGAAAAGGAATAGTTATTACGGGCAACTTTTCAATAGAAAGAGAAGAAATAAAAACTTTTCTAATGAAAATTGGTGGACAAATAAAATCAGGAATAACAGGTAAAGTAGATTTTGTTTTTGCAGGTGAAGATTGTGGTTGGTCAAAAATCCAAAAAATAAACGACTTAAACCAATCAAAAAAAGCAAACATTAGAATTTTAAACGAAGCTGACTTAAATTATCTTATCAAAAAATACGGCATATAA
- a CDS encoding IS1595-like element ISBbi1 family transposase yields the protein MNIFSFTAHFGSEEDCRLHFKEQRDKEGVVCKRCGGTSHYWLQGKWSYECKGCRFRTSLRSGTNMESSKLPFLVWYKTMFLMSCTKKGFSTNELQKQLGLKRYEPVWAMVHKLRRAMGNRDARYTLEGMIELDEGYFSVASKEIERGKGTRGRGAEGKQNVAVMAESTPLEDIETGKKEKHVRYFKARVLDSHQSEGINGVVRDCMEDDAIVFSDKSTSYVDISDLVELHVTEKSDAKTTKETLKWVHIAISNAKRTLLGNYHKIKRKYLQLYLNEFIYKLNRRYFGDKLFDRLVIANITGA from the coding sequence ATGAACATATTCAGTTTTACGGCTCATTTCGGTTCGGAGGAAGATTGTCGTTTGCATTTCAAGGAGCAGCGTGATAAGGAAGGGGTTGTCTGCAAGCGATGCGGGGGCACTTCCCATTATTGGTTACAGGGTAAATGGAGTTATGAATGCAAAGGTTGCCGTTTCCGCACCTCGTTGCGCAGCGGTACGAACATGGAGAGCTCCAAGCTGCCGTTTCTGGTGTGGTACAAAACGATGTTCCTGATGAGTTGCACAAAAAAGGGATTCTCCACCAACGAACTCCAGAAGCAATTAGGATTGAAGCGTTACGAACCGGTATGGGCGATGGTACACAAACTCCGCAGGGCGATGGGCAACCGGGATGCAAGGTATACACTGGAAGGGATGATAGAACTGGATGAGGGTTACTTTTCGGTGGCCAGTAAGGAAATCGAGCGAGGCAAGGGTACACGTGGCCGGGGAGCCGAGGGAAAGCAGAACGTTGCGGTGATGGCCGAAAGCACCCCGTTGGAAGATATCGAAACGGGCAAAAAGGAGAAGCATGTGCGTTATTTCAAGGCCAGGGTACTGGATAGCCATCAAAGTGAAGGAATCAACGGCGTGGTCAGGGACTGCATGGAGGATGATGCCATCGTATTTTCGGACAAAAGCACTTCTTACGTTGACATCTCCGATCTGGTGGAATTGCACGTCACCGAGAAATCAGACGCCAAAACCACCAAGGAAACACTCAAATGGGTGCATATCGCAATCAGTAATGCAAAACGGACATTGCTGGGCAACTACCATAAAATCAAAAGGAAATACTTACAGTTGTATCTCAACGAGTTTATTTACAAATTAAACAGACGGTATTTTGGAGACAAACTCTTTGACAGACTAGTAATTGCGAATATAACAGGTGCATAA
- a CDS encoding aminoglycoside 6-adenylyltransferase AadS — protein MKVREEKLRTIIEWSEKNEDVRVLLLTSSLVNPLALVDEFSDLDIEFVFEDNTNYISDKSWTLKFGNPIAMIEEDESCFNHKHAMKMLLYEDGVKVDFKLYSKSKFIKETQEKELPEDWDIGYKILIDKDGITKQMLKPTYQISIIKKPSEKEFQNLINDFWWDTTYVAKCLVRDEIFYAKFMSETVIRTEYLIPLIEWHIASEHNWNITTNKYGRLFKKYLNQEMWAKTEQTFSGSDIKENWTALFSMTDLVSEIGTELSKKLEYKYPDKLENDIRKYLAGLKPKT, from the coding sequence ATGAAAGTCAGAGAAGAAAAGTTAAGAACAATTATAGAATGGTCGGAGAAAAACGAAGATGTAAGAGTTCTTCTTCTGACAAGTTCACTTGTAAATCCTTTAGCACTTGTTGACGAATTTAGTGATTTAGACATTGAATTTGTTTTTGAGGATAATACAAATTACATTTCAGACAAAAGCTGGACGCTTAAATTCGGAAATCCAATTGCTATGATTGAAGAAGACGAAAGTTGTTTTAACCATAAACACGCAATGAAAATGCTACTTTATGAAGACGGTGTGAAAGTAGATTTTAAACTTTACAGCAAATCAAAATTTATAAAGGAAACGCAAGAGAAAGAATTACCAGAAGATTGGGATATTGGTTATAAAATTTTAATTGATAAAGATGGTATTACAAAGCAAATGCTGAAACCAACTTATCAAATTTCCATTATCAAAAAACCGTCTGAAAAAGAGTTTCAAAATCTAATAAACGATTTTTGGTGGGACACAACTTACGTGGCAAAGTGTCTTGTGAGAGATGAAATATTCTATGCGAAATTTATGTCGGAAACCGTTATTCGCACAGAATATTTAATTCCTTTAATTGAATGGCACATTGCAAGTGAACACAATTGGAACATAACGACCAATAAATATGGACGACTTTTCAAAAAGTATCTTAACCAGGAAATGTGGGCTAAAACAGAACAAACATTTTCAGGGAGCGATATAAAGGAAAATTGGACTGCTCTATTTTCAATGACTGATTTAGTTTCAGAAATAGGAACTGAATTGTCAAAAAAATTAGAGTACAAATACCCGGATAAATTAGAAAATGACATACGAAAATATTTAGCTGGACTAAAACCCAAAACATAA
- a CDS encoding dihydrofolate reductase, whose protein sequence is MLKLYKEINGVLHYWETWDEDDKTGLVHWGTVGENGEQKKVKSTLLKNFHKIIQQEINEKINEGYEQIDEDDLKFLIIEYKLNSDFGNEEDLEKRHRLEAKMNEDLGWNLSLGNWLFSHGRRGQGNTGSRCSNSKSPHGVHFTYNLQSTSMKVALIVAVDQQFGIGKNNDLMWHLPADMKFFKETTTGHIVVTGRKNYDSIPERFRPLPNRENAVLTRNTEYHAPGAVVFSSLESCLDHYKNEVERTVFIIGGGQIYREALALDCVQEMFITHVQGEFGADTFFPKFEAVAWNVETVATQVVDEKNAYAFEVKRYWR, encoded by the coding sequence ATGCTAAAACTTTACAAAGAAATTAATGGAGTTCTTCATTATTGGGAAACTTGGGATGAAGATGACAAAACAGGTCTTGTTCATTGGGGAACTGTTGGAGAAAATGGAGAGCAAAAAAAAGTAAAATCCACACTTTTAAAAAATTTTCATAAAATAATTCAACAGGAAATTAATGAGAAGATTAATGAAGGTTATGAGCAAATAGACGAAGATGATTTAAAATTTCTAATAATTGAATATAAACTAAATTCTGACTTTGGAAATGAAGAAGACTTGGAAAAACGGCACAGACTTGAAGCCAAAATGAATGAAGATTTGGGATGGAACCTATCATTGGGTAATTGGTTATTTTCTCACGGAAGAAGAGGCCAGGGGAACACAGGTTCACGATGCAGTAATTCCAAATCCCCGCATGGTGTTCATTTCACCTACAATTTACAAAGTACTTCCATGAAAGTAGCATTGATTGTTGCTGTTGATCAGCAATTCGGTATTGGAAAGAACAATGATTTGATGTGGCATTTGCCTGCAGATATGAAATTTTTCAAAGAAACAACCACGGGACATATTGTGGTTACAGGTAGAAAAAACTACGATTCCATTCCGGAACGTTTTCGGCCGTTGCCCAACCGCGAGAATGCGGTCTTAACACGCAATACCGAATATCATGCTCCTGGAGCAGTTGTTTTTTCTTCCTTGGAATCCTGTTTGGATCATTATAAAAATGAAGTGGAACGAACCGTTTTCATAATTGGAGGCGGACAAATTTACCGAGAAGCTTTAGCGCTTGATTGTGTTCAAGAGATGTTTATTACCCATGTGCAGGGCGAATTTGGTGCAGATACCTTCTTCCCGAAATTCGAAGCTGTCGCTTGGAATGTTGAAACGGTAGCAACCCAAGTAGTGGATGAGAAAAATGCCTATGCGTTTGAAGTGAAAAGGTATTGGAGGTAA
- a CDS encoding tetracycline-inactivating monooxygenase Tet(X2) has protein sequence MTMRIDTDKQMNLLSDKNVAIIGGGPVGLTMAKLLQQNGIDVSVYERDNDREARIFGGTLDLHKGSGQEAMKKAGLLQTYYDLALPMGVNIADEKGNILSTKNVKPENRFDNPEINRNDLRAILLNSLENDTVIWDRKLVMLEPGKKKWTLTFENKPSETADLVILANGGMSKVRKFVTDTEVEETGTFNIQADIHQPEINCPGFFQLCNGNRLMASHQGNLLFANPNNNGALHFGISFKTPDEWKNQTQVDFQNRNSVVDFLLKEFSDWDERYKELIHTTLSFVGLATRIFPLEKPWKSKRPLPITMIGDAAHLMPPFAGQGVNSGLVDALILSDNLADGKFNSIEEAVKNYEQQMFIYGKEAQEESTQNEIEMFKPDFTFQQLLNV, from the coding sequence ATGACAATGCGAATAGATACAGACAAACAAATGAATTTACTTAGTGATAAGAACGTTGCAATAATTGGTGGTGGACCCGTTGGACTGACTATGGCAAAATTATTACAGCAAAACGGCATAGACGTTTCAGTTTACGAAAGAGACAACGACCGAGAGGCAAGAATTTTTGGTGGAACCCTTGACCTACACAAAGGTTCAGGTCAGGAAGCAATGAAAAAAGCGGGATTGTTACAAACTTATTATGACTTAGCCTTACCAATGGGTGTAAATATTGCTGATGAAAAAGGCAATATTTTATCCACAAAAAATGTAAAGCCCGAAAATCGATTTGACAATCCTGAAATAAACAGAAATGACTTAAGGGCTATCTTGTTGAATAGTTTAGAAAACGACACGGTTATTTGGGATAGAAAACTTGTTATGCTTGAACCTGGTAAGAAGAAGTGGACACTAACTTTTGAGAATAAACCGAGTGAAACAGCAGATTTGGTTATTCTTGCCAATGGCGGGATGTCCAAGGTAAGAAAATTTGTTACCGACACGGAAGTTGAAGAAACAGGTACTTTCAATATACAAGCCGATATTCATCAACCAGAGATAAACTGTCCTGGATTTTTTCAGCTATGCAATGGAAACCGGCTAATGGCATCTCACCAAGGTAATTTATTATTTGCTAACCCCAATAATAATGGTGCATTGCATTTTGGAATAAGTTTTAAAACACCTGATGAATGGAAAAACCAAACGCAGGTAGATTTTCAAAACAGAAATAGTGTCGTTGATTTTCTTCTGAAAGAATTTTCCGATTGGGACGAACGCTACAAAGAATTGATTCATACGACGTTGTCATTTGTAGGATTGGCTACACGGATATTTCCTTTAGAAAAGCCTTGGAAAAGCAAGCGCCCATTACCCATAACAATGATTGGGGATGCCGCACATTTGATGCCGCCTTTTGCAGGGCAGGGAGTAAATAGTGGGTTGGTGGATGCCTTGATATTGTCTGATAATCTAGCCGATGGAAAATTTAATAGCATTGAAGAGGCTGTTAAAAATTATGAACAGCAAATGTTTATCTATGGCAAAGAAGCACAAGAAGAATCAACTCAAAACGAAATTGAAATGTTTAAACCCGACTTTACGTTTCAGCAATTGTTAAATGTATAA
- the lnu(H) gene encoding lincosamide nucleotidyltransferase Lnu(H), with translation MTQLQMINKTKSIAQQDENVSAVFMYGSFTKNEGDKYSDIEFYIFLKNKENFSTEKWVNQIHPVALYFTNEYGSEVAIFKNMVRGEFHFLKTEEIKIIKSWDGIVTFSDFDQMNLIDKDGHLTKTLNQIKTKSPERITNENILWLSQSLLNVILTTSNLIKREEFAHAHHSLSNVQKYLLWLIRARTNKTQHWESPTKSLEKDIDTTWYFAYKTVTSDLNPKNIILAFENSLNLSEKLFDELNIEPKMKEILHEIRKNYR, from the coding sequence ATGACACAGTTACAAATGATTAACAAAACAAAATCTATAGCGCAACAAGACGAAAATGTTTCCGCTGTTTTTATGTATGGTTCATTTACCAAAAACGAAGGAGACAAATATTCTGATATTGAATTTTACATCTTTTTGAAAAATAAAGAAAATTTCTCGACAGAAAAATGGGTAAACCAAATTCATCCTGTGGCTTTATATTTTACAAACGAATATGGAAGCGAAGTGGCTATTTTTAAGAATATGGTCAGAGGAGAATTTCATTTTTTAAAAACGGAGGAAATTAAAATCATCAAATCTTGGGACGGAATAGTTACATTTAGCGATTTTGACCAAATGAACCTAATCGACAAAGACGGACATTTAACGAAAACACTAAATCAAATCAAAACGAAATCGCCCGAAAGAATAACAAATGAAAACATCTTGTGGTTAAGTCAATCATTACTGAATGTTATACTGACAACAAGCAACTTAATTAAGCGAGAAGAATTTGCTCATGCTCATCATAGTTTATCAAATGTTCAGAAATATTTGCTTTGGCTTATTAGAGCAAGAACAAACAAAACCCAACATTGGGAAAGTCCAACTAAAAGTCTTGAAAAGGATATTGATACGACTTGGTATTTTGCGTATAAAACAGTAACATCGGATTTAAATCCTAAAAATATAATTTTAGCTTTTGAAAACTCATTAAATTTATCGGAGAAACTATTTGACGAACTAAATATTGAACCAAAAATGAAAGAAATCCTACACGAAATAAGAAAAAACTACCGCTAA
- the abc-f gene encoding ribosomal protection-like ABC-F family protein — MLTIQNLSYSHPNKNTLFTNLSMTVNHSDKIALIGNNGVGKSTLLKLIAKELEPDDGQISSETKPYYIPQIFGQFNDLTIAQALQVETKLNALHEILNGSVDEKNYSLLNDDWTIEEKCQEALSYWDISDLSLSQKLSELSGGQKTKVFLAGIFIHQPSFVLLDEPSNHLDKSSRDLLYDFIQTSRATFIIVSHDRELLQLLNPICELNRNEIKVYGGNYEFYKEQKEIEQNALSQDIQSKEKALRKAKEKERKTIERQQKLDVRAKKNLGKAGLPKIVSDAWKNNAERSSAKIAGVHSDKINGIKEELQDLRLSVSDIEQMKFEFDSSNLHKGKNLFIAENINFAYRTGGLLWEKPLNIQIVSGERIAINGKNGTGKTTLIQIILGKLKPTEGKIFIAESHSVYIDQDYSLINNHLQIYEQAQEFNQTGLQEHEVKIRLDRFLFSKDDWDKPCHTLSGGERMRLMLCCLNIANQSPDIIILDEPTNNLDLQNIEILTNAINEYEGTLIVISHDKTFLQEINIERTIELMK; from the coding sequence ATGCTTACGATTCAAAATTTATCCTATTCACATCCCAATAAAAATACGCTGTTTACTAATTTAAGTATGACAGTAAACCATTCCGATAAAATTGCATTAATTGGCAATAATGGTGTTGGAAAATCTACTTTACTCAAACTTATAGCCAAGGAATTAGAACCTGATGACGGACAAATTTCCTCCGAAACCAAACCCTATTATATTCCTCAAATTTTCGGTCAGTTTAATGATTTGACAATTGCCCAAGCCTTACAAGTTGAAACCAAACTCAATGCTTTACACGAAATTTTAAACGGAAGTGTAGATGAAAAGAATTATAGCCTTTTAAATGACGATTGGACGATAGAAGAAAAATGTCAAGAAGCCCTAAGCTATTGGGATATTTCTGATTTATCACTATCTCAAAAATTAAGCGAATTAAGTGGAGGACAAAAAACAAAAGTCTTTCTCGCAGGTATATTTATTCATCAACCATCATTTGTTTTATTAGATGAACCCAGTAATCATCTTGACAAATCCAGTAGAGACTTACTATACGATTTTATTCAAACCTCAAGAGCAACTTTTATAATCGTTAGCCACGACCGAGAGTTACTTCAGTTATTAAATCCTATTTGTGAGCTCAACAGAAATGAAATTAAAGTTTATGGCGGAAACTATGAATTTTATAAAGAGCAAAAAGAAATTGAACAAAACGCCTTAAGTCAAGATATTCAGAGCAAAGAAAAAGCACTTAGAAAGGCGAAAGAAAAGGAGCGAAAAACAATTGAACGACAACAAAAATTAGATGTTCGAGCAAAAAAGAATTTAGGAAAAGCTGGACTTCCCAAGATAGTATCAGATGCTTGGAAGAATAATGCTGAAAGAAGCTCAGCAAAAATTGCCGGAGTTCATTCAGATAAAATTAATGGTATAAAAGAAGAACTTCAAGATTTGAGGCTTTCCGTTTCTGATATAGAACAAATGAAATTTGAATTTGATTCTTCCAATCTTCATAAAGGTAAAAATCTGTTTATAGCAGAAAATATCAATTTCGCATATAGAACAGGAGGTTTATTATGGGAGAAACCTCTAAACATTCAAATTGTCAGCGGTGAACGAATTGCTATCAACGGAAAAAATGGAACAGGAAAAACCACACTTATCCAAATAATACTCGGAAAACTTAAACCAACGGAAGGAAAAATATTTATTGCTGAAAGTCATTCTGTTTATATTGACCAAGATTATTCTTTAATCAATAATCATTTACAGATTTATGAACAAGCTCAAGAATTTAATCAAACCGGCCTTCAGGAACACGAAGTAAAAATCAGATTAGACCGTTTTTTATTTTCAAAAGATGATTGGGATAAGCCTTGTCATACATTGAGTGGCGGAGAAAGAATGCGGTTAATGTTGTGTTGTTTAAACATTGCTAATCAATCTCCCGACATTATTATCTTAGATGAACCTACCAATAATTTAGACCTTCAAAACATCGAAATTTTAACCAATGCAATCAATGAATATGAAGGAACTTTAATTGTAATTTCCCACGATAAAACGTTCTTACAAGAAATAAATATTGAACGAACTATTGAATTAATGAAGTAA
- a CDS encoding aldehyde dehydrogenase family protein codes for MSNLVNLPAFKAHYDNYINGKFTAPKSGKYFDVVTPLTGKVFTQAAHSSEDDISLAVDAAHEAFKSWSQTSATERSLILNKIADRMEQHLQDIAAVETYDNGKPVRETLNADIPLAIDHFRYFASVIRAEEGSLNELDKDTVSIIVHEPIGVVAQIIPWNFPILMAVWKLAPALAAGNCIVLKPAESTPISILFLIEIIGDLLPPGVLNIVNGFGSELGRALVTNPKVSKAAFTGSTATGRFVMQYATENIIPVTLELGGKSPNVFFESVMDHDDDFLDKAIEGAVLFALNQGEICTCPSRLLIQESIYEKFIARVVERVNAIKAGNPLDPETMIGAQASQIQYDKILGYIKLGKEEGAEVLTGGDANHLQGDIENGYYIKPTLLKGHNKMRVFQEEIFGPVLAVTTFKDEAEAIAIANDTIYGLGAGVWTRDAHQLYQVPRAIQAGRVWVNQYHSYPAGAPFGGYKLSGIGRENHKMMLDHYRQTKNMLVSYSKKKLGFF; via the coding sequence ATGTCAAATTTAGTAAATCTACCAGCTTTCAAAGCGCACTATGACAATTATATTAATGGAAAATTTACGGCACCAAAATCAGGAAAATATTTTGATGTTGTGACACCATTAACAGGAAAAGTTTTCACACAAGCTGCACATTCATCTGAAGATGATATAAGTTTAGCTGTTGATGCAGCACACGAAGCTTTTAAATCTTGGAGTCAAACTTCTGCAACAGAAAGGAGTTTAATCTTAAATAAAATAGCTGATCGAATGGAGCAACATTTACAAGATATTGCTGCTGTAGAAACATATGATAATGGAAAACCTGTTCGCGAAACATTAAATGCAGATATTCCTTTAGCAATTGATCATTTCAGATATTTTGCTTCTGTAATTCGTGCTGAAGAAGGTTCTTTAAATGAACTTGATAAAGATACAGTTTCGATTATTGTTCATGAACCAATTGGTGTAGTGGCGCAAATTATTCCTTGGAATTTTCCAATCTTAATGGCTGTTTGGAAATTAGCTCCAGCTTTAGCTGCGGGGAATTGTATCGTATTAAAACCAGCCGAATCAACACCTATTTCAATATTATTCTTAATTGAAATCATTGGCGATTTATTGCCTCCAGGCGTTTTGAATATTGTGAATGGTTTTGGAAGTGAGTTAGGTCGTGCATTGGTTACAAATCCGAAAGTATCTAAAGCTGCTTTTACGGGTTCTACTGCAACAGGTCGTTTTGTAATGCAGTATGCAACAGAAAATATTATTCCAGTTACATTAGAATTAGGAGGTAAATCGCCTAATGTGTTCTTTGAGTCGGTAATGGATCATGATGATGATTTTCTGGATAAAGCGATTGAGGGAGCTGTATTGTTTGCTTTGAACCAAGGTGAAATTTGTACATGCCCTTCTCGTTTATTAATTCAAGAATCTATTTACGAGAAATTTATTGCTCGAGTTGTAGAACGTGTAAACGCCATCAAAGCAGGAAACCCACTTGATCCAGAAACAATGATTGGTGCTCAAGCATCACAAATTCAATATGATAAAATTTTAGGTTATATTAAACTTGGTAAAGAAGAAGGTGCAGAAGTATTAACAGGTGGAGATGCGAATCATTTACAAGGAGATATCGAAAACGGATACTATATCAAACCAACTTTGTTAAAAGGTCATAATAAAATGCGTGTTTTCCAAGAAGAAATTTTTGGACCTGTTTTAGCTGTAACTACTTTTAAGGATGAGGCTGAAGCGATTGCAATTGCCAATGATACGATTTATGGATTAGGTGCCGGAGTTTGGACAAGAGATGCACATCAGTTGTACCAAGTTCCAAGAGCAATTCAGGCAGGTCGTGTTTGGGTAAATCAATACCATAGCTATCCTGCAGGTGCTCCATTTGGTGGATATAAATTGTCAGGTATTGGTCGCGAAAATCATAAAATGATGTTAGATCATTATCGTCAAACAAAAAATATGTTAGTTTCTTATAGTAAAAAGAAATTAGGATTCTTTTAA
- a CDS encoding DUF779 domain-containing protein, with protein sequence MKRVDATEKAKNLLQELKEKYGDLMLYQAGGCCEGTQPQCFRKGEYYLRYKDVCIGEIGNVEFWVDKDLFEYWKYAHFELDVIEAIGAGGFSLEVPLGKTFKVNYTLFTQDELGRLEDVKINL encoded by the coding sequence ATGAAAAGAGTGGATGCAACAGAAAAAGCGAAAAATCTTCTTCAAGAATTGAAAGAAAAGTATGGTGATTTGATGCTTTATCAAGCTGGTGGTTGTTGTGAAGGAACACAGCCGCAATGTTTTAGAAAAGGCGAATATTATCTTCGTTATAAAGATGTTTGTATTGGAGAGATTGGCAATGTCGAATTTTGGGTGGATAAAGATTTATTTGAATATTGGAAATATGCTCATTTCGAATTAGATGTAATTGAAGCAATTGGAGCAGGAGGATTTTCGTTAGAAGTTCCGCTTGGAAAAACATTCAAAGTTAATTATACGCTTTTTACGCAAGATGAACTTGGTCGGTTAGAAGATGTCAAAATCAATTTATAA